In Manis javanica isolate MJ-LG chromosome X, MJ_LKY, whole genome shotgun sequence, the DNA window GCTTGCCACCCCAGCTGGCTGCTTGCTTGGGTGCTGGTCCTGCAGGCGGGGCTTCTGGGCACCCCGTCCAGGTGGGTCCCGTTGGCTCTACGTCACTGCTCATGCCCATCTGCCCTCTGCCAGTGGCCGCACCATCCGCCAGCTGGTTCCAATGTCTGTTGTCCGCCCTGTTGGGGAGGTTGCTCCGCATTCCTGTGTCCTGTGTGCTGCCCGCCACCTTGATGCAGCTGCACATAGCACTCAGTCAGCCTCCGTATGTGTGCTGGGGTGGCTGGGACAAAGGACCACACGATGGGGAGCTCAGCCCACAAGAATCATCTCCTCTAGGTCTGCAGACCAGATGTCTGAGGTCCGGGTGGAGCAGGGCCATGCTCTCTGCacaggctccaggggaggctccttcccacctcttccagcttctgggggctgcaGGCAGCCCTGGACATGTGGCCAGGTCCCTCtagcctctgcctctgtctccatgTGGCTTCTCAGAGCTCTCTtgtgtctctctttttctattatgAGGACACCTGTCATTGCATTCAGGACCATCCTATCAAGTGACCTGGGAGGACAGGACTCAGCCCCTCACCACGGTTTCCTTTATTTGAAACAAAACACCAGAGAGTAGCAATTGAGAGCTTCCCTTTGATGTGGGGGCAGCTCTTCAGTGACTGGGCCATGTCGGGGGGGGGATTCTGAGGCCACCCTCAGACTTGTGGGTCAGTTGTGGGCTCAGGCTACACATGCTTCATCTGCAGGCCTCCAGGGAGTTGGACAAAGCCCACCACTGGTGTGATCACACTGACATGAGCCAACACTTTGTCAAGGTGCTGCCCCAGCTGCTGTCCAAGGTGCCCACGGGGGAAGGGCCCTGGGGTGGGCTGCCCAGGAGGCTGAGGGAGCCCCAGAGCAGAGCAGGCCAGGGGGCCAcagaagcagagggaggcagagaatcCCCTTCATGCATGTGCTCTGGGCAGTTTGCAGCAGACAAAGAGAAGGTGACCCACCTCCTGCAGATCCCACAGTACTGCAACCTGCACATGTACGGCACAGATGGCCTGGACCCGGTGAGCAAGGGGAGCATGGCCCTCCTcccaggggcagggtggggacacATCCCCCATTCCCGAGTGCCAGGAGTGGGGACAGTGACCCCTTCTAACGGAGGGTCTGGCAGGGAATAGGGTGGGATGGTGACTAGCCATCAGTGTCCATCACCATTCCTGCCATCCTCTGGAGGCCTGTGCCTCACCCCTCTGAGGACATGCTGGCATGTGTCATGCTGGCGCACTGCCCAGGGGCAGGGAGCCTGGCCTCTGTCCTGAAGGCTAGCATGCCTAGTCAGCACTAGCCCTGTGGCCGGGGTGGGTGTGAGGCCTGACAGGGCGGGGCAGGAGGGGTATGGTGTTGAGGCATGGGGACGGCGATCCCAGGCATTGCTGTGTGGGAGTCTGCTGCCAGACTGCAGGTCACCCCCCGCTCTGATAATTGGCATGATTGCAGGCCCAGGATCTGATGGCATCTGCCATTGGAATGAGCTGCATGCACAAGCCTTGATGTCCTTTTTCTTTATGTGAACCATATGCTGTTATCAGGGCTGTGTTGTGGGGAACAGGGGCCAGGGGGCCCTGGCAGCTGGACTGGTGTGTTCTGTCCACATGTAGTGGCCGGCCACCCCCTGGTGAGCTCCTGTCATGCAGGGTCTGGCCCCCGTGTACACAGCTCCCATGACCTTTGTCCCCGGCCCCTGACCTTGCCCCGTGGCTCCTGGCTTGCCCTCATCTCTGCCTGCCACCTTCCGCAGCACCTGGATGCTGCCCTGCTGGAGCTGGACTGCCTGGTGCAGCGGCACTCGGACGTGGCGGTCCTGGAGGCCTGCGCCCAGGCCTACGGCAGCTACTGTGATGAGGGGGGCCCTGCTCACTGCCAGGCTGTCCCTGCCTGCAGCCGGCTGGTGGACATGCTGGTGGACATGCTGACCCCGCTGCTGGACGCGTTCATGCAACAGGAGGTGTgtggatgtgggggtggggctgttGGGCGTGTGGATGTGCTGTAGGAGTGAGTAGGGGGTCACAAATGATCATGGCTTGTTGCTACCGGAGAGCCTCCCGGGAGCCCTGGAAGATGCAGCCTGCAGGCGTTTGGCTTGTCCACACTCGGTGCCAGGTGGTGTCTGTAAAGGACCACCTTGTACACATCTCGGGGTCGTCCTGCTCCTGTGTGAGAGCACCACACCCAAGGCTGCGAGGGCTGTGATCTGATGACACTTGGGACTGAGGCAGGCTGAGGGCCGCGTGACTCTGGGCTGGGTGTCCAGGGCCGGGCACCGTGAGGACCTGCTGCTCACCCTGGGCTCAGGCTCCTCATGCAACTGTGGCCCAGGGCTGGCCCTGAACTTGGGGTGCTGGGGGTTGGCCCTGTGCTGCCCACCTGTCTCCTCAGCTGTACAGTGAGCACCCGTCCCACGGTGCGGTCCTCTGAGACACCCAAAGCACAGGGCAGGGTGGGAAGGGCCTGGAGTGGGCGgcctcagctcctgtgtctgccTGTGAGCAGCACCCGCACGTCTGGCCTCGTCTTGCTTGTCTCCTGCAGAGCTGGAGGGAGATCAGCCAGCggttctccctcctttcctgttCTTAAGAGCCGCCTTCTGAAAAGTGGGAGGAGAGGTGTGGGTGCCAGGGAAGCCGGGGCTGAGGGCGCCCTGCCGGGAACACATCACCACCCTTCTTTCCCCGCCGTGCAGAAACAAGGTCTGTTCCCCAGACATGGCGAGGTGGTGCGGATCTGCTCCACGCTGCGCAGACTGGCTGCCTTCTACAGGTGAGCAGGTGGCGGCCAGCTCCCTGGGGGGTCACGCACGTCCCCCAAACTGCCTGCTGTCCTCACTTGGAAACACGGCCCCAATTCCCTGGTCCCGGTGGTGAGGAGGAGGACGCAGAGCTTGGGTGTGCAGGGGGGCCCTAGGCACTCAGAGTCCATCTGGGGCCCTGAGCCACATCCCCTGAGGCTGAGACAGAAGCCCCGGCTGGGCAGGTAGGTGCTGGACATCACAAGGCAGGGGACCCCCAGGCCTTCTGTGGCACGACCCCCTCAGTCTGCCAGGAGGGGTTCCCTCAGCTCCAGGGTCTGCTGAGCAGCATTAGTGGCCGCGGGCCCCTGAGACCGTGTTTCTGGCCAGTGCACACGACCTGAGCGGCTGGAACCTGTATGAGAAGGTGGACTGCCTGCTGACCTTCCGGAGGCAGCAGGGCAACCTGCCCACTGAGGTGAGGGCAGCCAGCTTTGGGGTTCCTGCCAGAAGTTTGGGGACCACAGTGAGGAGGATGCCCAAGGTGGAGTCACACCAGCATCCCCCGACTTGCACCCTGCAGGTGGTCCACTGTGCGCTCCAGTGCACCTACTATGCGCTCTTGTGGCAGATCGTTGCGGCCACAGACCGGCTGCCGCCCCAGGTGGGTAAGGGACCCGGTGGAGGTCAGGTGCAGGTGTGTGGCCCCGGGGAGATGGGGTATCAGGGGGACCAGTGTCCTAGCTTAGACAGGCACTTGTCATCCCGAGGGCAGGCTGGGCTTCGGGTCTGATGTGGTCATTGGACGTGGGCCATTGTCTGTCCACTGGTTGTGGGGTGAGGCTCAAATGATCTCTGAGCACCTGCCCCCATGCTGGCTGGCTGAACCCCCAGGACATGCTTACTGGCCAGTCTCCTGCATTGACGCCCATCAAAACATGGGTGTCTTTATGGGTTCCTGGAAAGTGCAGGTCAGAATTCCTCGTGATGGAGACTGGGATGGGAGGAGGGTGAGTGTGGGGGTGCAGGGGATGCCCCTGTGCTTACCCTCCTGCTGTCTGACAGGAGGTGCTCCTGGGCCTGCGGAGTAGGCTGATGAAGTTCTGTCTGGTCTGCCGGGCGTACCTGGGCCACGAGAGCAAGGTGCTCAGCGAGAGGGTGGGTGTGCAGCTCTGTCCTCGCCGGCTTCCTAGGGTCGGGACAGCAAGAGGGAAGCTAAGAAGGCCCTGCCCGTGACAGTCAGTGTTTGGTGTTTCATGCGGAGGTGTTCACACATCTTCCACCATTTCTGGTACAATGATACCTTCCCTCACATGCTGTGAAGGCCCGTGAGCCCCAGTTTACAGGATCTCCTGTGAACTCTGTGTACACACACTTCCATGAGCACCATTTACACACACTGCCATGAAACCTGTTTGCATGTGCTCCTGTGAACCCCGTTTGCACGCACTCCATGGGCGCCCTCTACCTATGTACTGCATGCCTCCTGTTGGGttttcctgtgttgggtgtggtAAGACTTAAGTCCTGAGCGTGTCTTCAGGTGTTTCCACGGCTAATATCTTTGGAGGCTGATCAAAGTGAAGCTGCTCATTGACGAGTTTCACACAGTGGGACTGAGACACTGCTTCCCCCACCATTACTCGTGCCCGATGACGTTCCTGCCCCTTGAGCATTTGGgtgctgattttaaaaagaacctCTACCAATTTCTTAGGTTGAGAATGTCTCCTTTTTGACCTTTGATGATGAGGAGGTTCTGTGTTGACCTCACCTGCTGCCATGTTGTCTGGTTTGTTGCGTGTGTCCGTCCCTAGTGTGTATGTCTTGGTGACGGTCCCGGCACTGGCCTTCCTGCTGTGATGTTGCAGCTGTTTCCTTGTGTGCTGTCTTTATGTTGTATGTATGTTGTATGTACCTTTGTCCTCTGCCTTGTGTGCTGGCATCTGAAAGGTCCTCTGATGTCACTAAACATCCCGTGCAGGTTCATTTGTGCGTCCATGTTTTGATCCTTCATCCTGTTTCATGTGCAGGGTTGGGCACAGGTGGGTGTATTTTCAAGGGATTGGCTGACGTCCTCCACCCCTTGCTGTGGGTATTGCCCAGCACTGTTGTGCACCCCACGGAAGGGCCAGGAGATCCTGGTTATAACTTGGGGTCAGAAGAGCTGCCCATGGAGGTGGATGCatgcccacccccaacccccacccccgcctgATCCCCAGGCTTTCATTCTGCTCTGTGACCTGCTGCTCATCCTGAGCCACCAGGGCCCAGAGGAGCACACGGGCCTCGGTCTACTCTTCTTCATCCCCAACCACGTCCTGCAGGGCAAGCTGATCGCCTTTGTCAGGGAGCATGTGTTCCTGGAGGAGGCGGGGCCCCCAGGTCAGTTCCCTGGTGCCAGGTTGGAGGTGGGCTGGGCCTCAGGGGGTGCCCTCTGTGGCTGTGGGGTGCCTGTCCCATCTGGGAGCTGCATTTCCCAGGAGTCTTTGGTTCACACAACCACAGGAGGTTCAGGAGCGCCCTGAATCTGGGTTCTGGGGACCTCAACCAGGTGAGCAGAATCAGGAATCCCAGGGACCCTGGCCATTCAGGTGCTTTCTGTGTGACACCCCAAGTGTCTGTTGGGGGCACGGGCGCCAAGGTGTCCACTGGCGGCCCCAGGAGAGGGTGTAGCACCTGAGCCCACCGTGGGTCTGGAGCATCCACCACCCCCTGTGCATGGCTGTCCCGTGAGCGTGGGAGCCACCGGGCAGATATAGCAGAGCCCGAGTGTCTCCCCAGGTTCCAGCAGGGTTTGCAAGGATGACACAGACAAGCTGGACAACCTATTCAGGAGGAGAAACATGCTGGCTGTGTTCTGTAAGCTGATTGTCTACAACGTGCTGGAGATGAACGCGGCGGCCGAGGTCTACCAGTTCTATCTGAAGGTCTGTGTGCTGTGGGTCCTGAGTTCACTCGCCCCTCCTTCCTGTTCTAACTTACCTTTCCTCCGTAAGATACACACTTGCAGTAACAGATTCCAGAAATATGGTGAACAGAAACGGGAAACATCCACCTACTTAGGCAGTGGCATTCTGAGACTTGCTTGTGGCATATCTGTCTTGTGATACAATGAAGACGTGAACCCTTTGTTATTTGCCAGTCTTTCCCTAGACtgctttctaattttgttttatttctgggacacatctttttttccttttatacctCAAACTCTCCTGAGTTTTCTGGTGCGGCCATAAGGGCACACTGTCAGTGGGCTTTTCCTCAGCCTCCTGTTGGTTGGGTTGGTTCtctgccacacacacaatgcGCCTTTTAAGCAGTCGTATGCTAAGCCTCAGTACATGCTGGCAGCCATGTTGGGGCACCTGCTCGCTGTCCAATATTTGGTCAGTTCTTGAAGCTGTGCATCCTGGCCTGGCTCAGCTGTGCGTATTTACAGCCAGTGTGGTGCTGGCTTTGCTCCTCACCCCCATCATTCGTTCGgtgccctgccctccccatgGGTGCATACCCCTGTTGGGCGGGGGGTGGATACAGCAGCCACTGGCCTGGGTCCACAGCTGAGCATGCAGCTGGCTGTGGCAATTGTGATGCCCAGTGGCTGGAGTGCCAGCTTTCCCAGGTCCCTGTTGGATGCCTGCCTGCTTACCTGGGGCCACATACTTGCCCAAGGCCCACCTGTAGTGCAAGGCCCACCTGCTTGGTGGCTAGTGCTGAGTGCACAGCGGGATTCAGTTCCTGGGATGTGAAGACAGTGTGACAGCTGTGTGTGACCCACGACGGTCTGTTTGATTTTGGAACCAGTCTGTGCTCAAGTACGACCATGGTTAACAATGCTCTTTTTAATTTACAGCATTACCACCATTTTGGTGACATTATTAAGGAGACGATCACCAGGACGAGGCAGAATGACAGACTCCGCAACGCCTTGTCCCTGCTCCTGTGCCTGCAGCAGGTGAGCGTGCTGTTCCGGAAGGTCTGACGGGACCCAAGGCCACTCCCAGGCACGTGCAGCCCCTGTGAGTGGCCCAGGCCTTCGGGATGGTGGGTGTTGTCAGGGACACTACTGGTCACAGGCACATGCCTGGTTACAGGCGCTGCtgctctttcctgcctcaggaATCACCCACCCAAGCTAGTGTGTGTTTGCAGCTTCTCAGGATGATGGTGTGCTCTGGTGCCTTAGCTTGGCAGCCGTAACAAATCCCATAGACGGGGTGGCTTAGACCCCAGGCACTTTGGTCTCTCAGTCCCAGAGGCTGCAAGTCTGAGATGGGTGCCAGCAGGGTCATGTTCTGGAGAGGGTCTCCTGTGTGCCCACGTGGTGGACAGCAGAGGGGAAGCATGCTCTCTGGATTTGAGGACTCTAAGCCCTTCATGGAGTCCCCACCCTGTGAATATATGTAGTCCTCATCAGCCCTTGGTATCCCAGGCAGACGGGTCTCTCGCCCACTGCCCTGGCCTGGGTGTGCCTGCACCTATTCCCCACGAGGTGGCCTTTCTAGCTGAGCTCAGGGACCTCGCTGCCTGCTGAGGCTGTACAGATGTAGGTAAGTTGAGGTCACTCTGTATGCCGTGAGGCCACCAGTTAGCTACAGGTGCTTTTTCCTGTGGGGCTGGGTTGGCCATTGCTGGGGACTGGTGTCCCTCAGGCTGGTGTGTGAGCACTCACTGTTTTCAGGTGAGTGGCAGACTGTGGCCCATCTTGTCATGAGGCCCCCAGGCACCTCTGTGCTGCCCCAAAAGTGACTCAGGTTGGAAATCTCATCTTCATTGTCACTTGTGAAGACATGGGAGGCCATGTCAGTTTTCCAAGTcagattcttctgtcttttccccAGATGCACAGAATCTGCCATGGAGACAGTCTGTTTTAGGCTGTGGTGCTGCCTCATTTTGTTCTCCAGACCCACGTGTCTGCCTCTCTCATCCTAAGTGGCCCCTGAGAAGTACTGGCAGATACTCCCATAAGCCCATGTTGGACTACTTAGGCACCACTGTAGTCTTGGAACTGTGGGAGGAGACCCttccatattttatgttttggggATCGTGTGTCTTTCAGCTCTTTGTCCTCCGTGTTGTGGATGTGGTTCCATCACAGCTAACTGCTCAGTGGCTTCAGCTGTTCCCGGTGCTGCCGGGGTTTCTTCCGCTTTCTGTGCTTCTGTGGCTTATCAGGGCTGCCCTCTGAAAGCACCGAGTGTGTGCTTGCTGGCAATGCCTATGACCAGGTGCCTGTGGTCCAGGATGCAGCACCGTATCTGGGCTGAAGTGACCAGGTCTTTCCTAGATGACTGTTGGGCTCTGTCAGTGTTCTACTGGAACATGGGGTCCCTTTCCCAGCTCGGGAGGGAACACTGCCCACGTTCACGCTGAGGTCCCACACTGGATCTCATTTCTCCTGCGATTTGCTGCTTGGTTGGAACAGCCCCACTGTTCCCTTCTTGCTGTGGAAGGGCAGATGCTCATAAGATGGTCACATGATCCAGAATTCCAAAGAGCACATGTGGAGCGTGTGGGTCCGGCAGGCCCACCCTGTCCTGTGCAGGCATCTCTCACTGGGTGAATCGCGAGCGTGCATGTCTCCTGTGACATGGTATGGAGCCCTCACCTGGCAAGGCCCAGGGTGCCTCTGTTGGTGCAGGTGTGTGCTGGACACTTGCGGCTGCCCAGCCCCACTGTGGACTGGTGACCTGTGTACCGCTGCCCCTGTGCTTGGGGGGCTTCCTCACCAAGTCGGCCCTGTCATTGTCCACACACAGCCCAGCCACTCCCCAGCACAGATTCCCCAGATGGTCACTTGTCACCTTCCAccgtggggagggggcaggtggaGGCTGGTGACACTGGTCTGGATTTTGGTGGGGGTGTTGCCAACTCTCCTCTGAAGTTTGGGGGTGTGGGAAAGGCCCCACCATGCCTCAGGACCTGACCCCATTGTGGGTCACCTACACCTGGGCAGAGATGTAGGGCTCCGGCCTGCCGTGGGGGAGGGCAGCATCCCCAAGCGGTTCTCCAGACTCTGCAGGTCTGTTCCTGGTGAGCAGCAGGGAATCTGCAGATACAGACCCCGAGACTGGCACACGGCCGCCCAGCACCGGGACACAGAGTGCCCGGGAGCCCTGAGCCACGGACGAGGGTGTCCTCCAGCCTGCGGGTCATGGGGCAGGGCCGTGACCCCTCAGCCGCTTCCACCCCTGCCCTCGCCCCCACACCTGCTCCGGGACTCACGGCCGCCTGTCCTGCAGCTGTTCCAGAAGCACGCGGATGCCTGCGGCCTGGGCTTCAGCCCCGTGGAGTTCATATGCGGCCCTTTAGCGTCCATCCGCCTGCTCGCCCGCCGCCTGGCGCTCACGCTCGGCTTCGACCGAGCGCGTGACGCCGCCCACCTCATCCACAGGTGCGTGTGCgcgtgtgtgcgcgtgcgtgaGCGTGGGGGCCACCCTGCACTTGCGCAGGAAGCAGCCCCGCCTCCCCGTGGCGCCCGCGTCTGAGCCGCAATGCCCCGCCCCCCCGAGCCCGGCCTCCTTGATGCCCCGCCCCCTGGACCGCGCAGGCGCGGTCTGGCCTTCGCCTTCTCGGAGGCTCCGGAGCTGGAGCAGGGCCGTCTGCGTTTCCCCAACCTGGGCTTCCTGCTGCTGCTCGCCGAGTTCTCCTGCAAGATCCCGCAGGCCGAGCGCGGGGCCGCGTGAGTGCCGGGGTCCTGAGGGTATGGGGGCGGCCCCCCCGGAGCTGGGGGACCCGGAGGTGGGTTGGGCCCTGGGCTGGTCGGGGAGGCCTGTTCGGGGGCAGCTTTGGGTGGGTGGAGTCGGGTCTGCTGGCGGCGGGTAGTGAGCCCGGTGTGGGGGGCGGGGCAGGGAGGGAACCTCCAGTGGGGCCAGGTCCACGCGGGCTTGGGGTGCTGCATGTGGGCCGGCGGCACTGCCCCTGCTCCCTCTGAGCCCGCGGTGCCCCTGTGCCCCTTTCCCTCACGTAGTCCCCCAACCGAACGGGTCCCCTGTCACCTGCAGACTTGCCCACTTCCGGGACTCCATCCCCGAGGGCCTGCCCATCTTCGGGGAGGGCGACGTGGATCCCCTGGTGGTCTACCGCAAGTCCTTGATGAGGACGTATGACGTCTTCCCCGGGGAGAAGGAGCCCGCCGCCAACCCGTTTGACGCCATATGCAAGCACATCAAGCGTGCCCAAGGTGGGGAGGATgtttcctgggagtggggaggatgacCCCAAGGAGGGGAGGAGGTCTGCGGGGTTGGGAGAATGTGTACTTGGGGTGGGATGACATGGCCCCCCATAGTGGGGAGGATGTCCCCCAGGTGGGATGTCTCTGCGCAGGGCTGTGCTGGGTCGGGGTGTGGTGCCCCAGGTGGGGATTTGCTGTTCCAACTGGGGTTGtggtgttgggtggggagggtgccACAGCTGATGCTCTTGACGCTGCAGAGCTGCCCATGGGGTCGTGCTCTGCTTGGACACCAGACACCTTGGCCAGCTCCACTGGGACAGATACAGAGCTGACAAACCATTCCCGGGGCGGCAAGTCCAAGAGGTGAGGTGTCGTGTCCATGGTAGGTTGGCCTGTGGGGCGTCCGCTGCATGATTGGAACGTCAGCCTCATGGTTTCTGACTTCTCGAGTGGAGCTCTGGGGCGGCAGCTGTCCCAAGGTGGGGCTGGCTAGTCAGTCAGGGACACTGGTCACAGGAGGGTCCCTGGGGGCTGGGACTGGGGAGGGACAGGTGCCTGGCATGGGCTGTGCGCCTGGGATGCAAGGGGCCCCTTCTGTCCCCCCATTTCCTACAGCTTGCAGGCACACTGTGGTGTGCCCAGAGGTGCTGGTGTCCACCTCCTCacctcttcctccacctggccccctttctccctccactgtCACAGTGTCCCCCCCACCTTCCCACAGCCCTGCCAGTGTGTCCTCACCAGGGCTCCTGATCCCAAGTGGCCCCTGCTTCAGTCTGTCACAGGGACAGGGGCCCAAAAAGAGGCTGCATCCCCAGGGGACTGTCTGGTCTCACCCACTGACAGTACTCTGGGACTGACTTCATCTGCCCGCAGGGACATCTTTGATGCTGACTTCCTGTCGGACTCCGAGAGCTCCGACGAAGATATCGACGTGAAGCATGTGCCCACCCCAGAGGTACGTCCTGGAATGGGCCGCACGTCCTTTTCCTGCCACCACCTCCAGGCCCCGGTGGGGCAGGCGGTGTGCCTCAAGGCTGCTGTGCCTGGATGCGGGGTGAAAGCACGTTCCCTGCATGGTTGCTCTGGGACCGAGGGCCCTGTGTGGGTGTGTCACTGGGTGCCTGTTGTGTTGATACTTCCTGGGGGCCTAGCTCCGCAGGTGCTCTGGCCCATGTGGGCTCAAAATGGCCAAGGCTGAGTGTGATCCTTGAACCCAGGCCTGTGTGGCTCGGGACACTGATCTCAGAGCATCCTGGGTCGTTGGCCTTTTCTGGCTGCTGCCTGGCTGTCCCCAAGCCTGGCTGTGCATGAGCGAGAGCTGGGGTGCTCCTGGCAGGGAGAGTTCTGTAGCCACCTGGCAGCTCCTGCAGCAGGAGTGTGGGCTGGGCACCCTCTCTGTGTCCACAGTCCCTGTGACCCTGCAGGTTGTGGTAGTTTGGCGTTTGGGGACTTGCTGGTTGCCAACAGTCAGACCCAGAACTGTCTCCAACCTGCATGTCTGAGCCTGCCTACACCTGTCTGTGTCCACGGGCACTGAGGGTCTGCCCCGTCTGTCCCCAGGGGGTGTCTGACTGAGCAGGTCCTAGCTCTGGTGGCCTGTGTGAGGAGTGCCTGTCACCGTGGTGTCCCAGCCAGCCGTCCCTGGGTGGGGGAACCAGTGGCCTTGAGTGCAGCTGACCAGGGCCCCCGAGGCCTCCAGGCTGAAGGGCACTGACCCTGCTGTCTGCACCCATGGATCTGACCCCTATTCATGGGGACAGGGCTTTGCAGCTGTGAAGTGGGGGCCTTTGGCGTGCCCACTTGCCCACCCAGGTGCCTTTCCCCCCATGGCTTCCTTGCTGGACTCACCGATGACCACTCTCCACTGGGAAGGAAAATTCCAGAACCAGCTCTCCCCCAGCAGTTGGGTAGGGAGCTGGCTCCCTTGTCTCATGACAGCCCCGGTCGTGTGTGGGCTGTGGGCTCCCCCTCTTGTTGCTCAGGGCCTGAGTGCTGGAGGGTTGTCTCCAGTGCTGTTGCCCAGCTGCAAGGGAGGGAGGCTCCCCTGGGTGTCTGCTCAGTGCATGGATGTTGCAGAGAAGTTGGTAGAGCCTGACTGGGGCAGGAGGGCCACGGCAGCTGGTCAGTGCCCTTTCCTGGGCACGCATAGTGGGACCACTCCTCACTCCATATCTCATGCTGGTGCCAAACAGCCTCCCCTCACAGCAGAGTGGACGTTGAGGGTCTCTGCTGTCCTGCCTAGGGGACTCCCTTGGCCCTCACCCCAATGGGAGCTGCACATCCTTGTGTGGGCCGGTTCCACAGGGCCTCTGCACCAAGTGGGTTAGGACATTGCTGCCTGAGGCATGGAGGGGTAGGGGGTCCTCAGGCTGTGTCCCCTGTCCTCCCAAAGCTTTGGGAGCTGGAAGAATGGCCTATAGGGTGGCTCTTGGGTCCCTGTGGCCAGAATGCAGGCCCCACGGCTGAGGAGAGCTAGGCTGCAGAAGCTCTCAGGGCCTGTGACCTTGGCTGGGGTTCCTGCCCCTAAAGGCCATCATGTCCCGTGGAGGCCCCAGCGCATCACTGTGTCCCTTGTGAGCCATGCTGCTGTGTGTCCACATCGTGGGAGCTGAGCCCGCACCAGAAAACCCTGAAGTTCTTTATTGAAAATGCAAACGTGAATCTGTAAGACGTTTTAAAACTGCTCTACATGACAAATAAAAGCTAACTTTACACGTTCTGTGCATTGACATAAAAACGTTCCAATAATTTTGAGGGGACCCCTGCACCCCGTGTGAAGGGCACAGTGCCCAAAATTCACATGCAGACAGAAGGCTCCTGCTGCTGCGGCTCCTGGAACATTCCAGACTAGATGGCGAATGCAGCACACGTCTGGAGGTCTGGGGTCAGCATGTGCCACATGGCCCCCAGGGCAGACCCTCCCGGAGAGACCAGTTCCCCTCCAGGTCGTTGGCCAGGACGGTGAGTCTCCGATGGCTTAGCCAAAAATGAGTTTGCGGGCCACGGGCACCTGGTTTGGGGAGGGTTTTCCCCAGGGCCAGCATGTCAGCCCTTCCAAGGTGGCTGACGCTCCAGTGACCTGTGACCAGCTTTGTGCTGAATAAATACATCTGTCATTCCATACACACGCACCTCGTTTTCTGTAAAAGCTCAACAAACGGTTTCGTTCTCTGACACAAAAGCTGCACAGGGAGTCCCATGTGGGCGCAGGTCACGAGGGCGGCAGGTCATCATCCCCACACTCACACAGGTCGATGGTGCCCAGAGTGGACGGCACCTCAAAGAAGGGCCTCTGGGCCAGTGGAGACCGCAGCATGCTCAGCTTCTGGTCCACGGGGCTGAGCTCGGCTTCGTACCTGCAAGGAGGGG includes these proteins:
- the LOC108410330 gene encoding cohesin subunit SA-2-like isoform X2: MFTQIISRCTEEPVALGGEGSSRAGGSRAGPLHLSDFKMMTRSKSSMLAQGAPSVQVGSGQGSCPQGRPPRKLRKRKVSVTTELTLFEMVALGKNSMQTAVEEWVQSYKEDRALALLDLISFFMQCCGCEGMVTAELCQSSQGGSAAHTVTERFDQETGLYYKKFVASPWILTVMWPEKPENDFYPIVGPGPFWKRFRANFCEFTELLVRQMHCSALCDGQLVDTVICMLTGLTTSAVHSLRHTSSLAAMKLLTALASMNQGTCPVQRLYDIESVSRPKGRRESCGQLLGQRHQDVCASLSVRCGHVQPCVVPCTHPVAADALNPARRDVSSDIRVICVAELGCWIRLYPDMFLDNNYLKYIGWMLYDKDASVRLKCITALKVLYEKRESAMKLGLFFHRFKKRILSMTQDRQPEITSECMQLLGLISEHYEGVFSNKEYIFLFQFVYAAYRPLATAAGQLVCKRLLALPPQESFLSPELPDKFNRNFQSMKTLIDFYLQGEFHRHVPYLVDGLWDSAPALVQNWECMTALLLEPHGGRRALTSRQEQVLIEILVAAVRQVAEGHPPTGRCLGKRASRELDKAHHWCDHTDMSQHFVKVLPQLLSKFAADKEKVTHLLQIPQYCNLHMYGTDGLDPHLDAALLELDCLVQRHSDVAVLEACAQAYGSYCDEGGPAHCQAVPACSRLVDMLVDMLTPLLDAFMQQEKQGLFPRHGEVVRICSTLRRLAAFYSAHDLSGWNLYEKVDCLLTFRRQQGNLPTEVVHCALQCTYYALLWQIVAATDRLPPQEVLLGLRSRLMKFCLVCRAYLGHESKVLSERAFILLCDLLLILSHQGPEEHTGLGLLFFIPNHVLQGKLIAFVREHVFLEEAGPPGSSRVCKDDTDKLDNLFRRRNMLAVFCKLIVYNVLEMNAAAEVYQFYLKHYHHFGDIIKETITRTRQNDRLRNALSLLLCLQQLFQKHADACGLGFSPVEFICGPLASIRLLARRLALTLGFDRARDAAHLIHRRGLAFAFSEAPELEQGRLRFPNLGFLLLLAEFSCKIPQAERGAALAHFRDSIPEGLPIFGEGDVDPLVVYRKSLMRTYDVFPGEKEPAANPFDAICKHIKRAQELPMGSCSAWTPDTLASSTGTDTELTNHSRGGKSKRDIFDADFLSDSESSDEDIDVKHVPTPEGFAAVKWGPLACPLAHPGAFPPMASLLDSPMTTLHWEGKFQNQLSPSSWVGSWLPCLMTAPVVCGLWAPPLVAQGLSAGGLSPVLLPSCKGGRLPWVSAQCMDVAEKLVEPDWGRRATAAGQCPFLGTHSGTTPHSISHAGAKQPPLTAEWTLRVSAVLPRGLPWPSPQWELHILVWAGSTGPLHQVG
- the LOC108410330 gene encoding cohesin subunit SA-2-like isoform X8: MFTQIISRCTEEPVALGGEGSSRAGGSRAGPLHLSDFKMMTRSKSSMLAQGAPSVQVGSGQGSCPQGRPPRKLRKRKVSVTTELTLFEMVALGKNSMQTAVEEWVQSYKEDRALALLDLISFFMQCCGCEGMVTAELCQSSQGGSAAHTVTERFDQETGLYYKKFVASPWILTVMWPEKPENDFYPIVGPGPFWKRFRANFCEFTELLVRQMHCSALCDGQLVDTVICMLTGLTTSAVHSLRHTSSLAAMKLLTALASMNQGTCPVQRLYDIESVSRPKGRRESCGQLLGQRHQDVCASLSVRCGHVQPCVVPCTHPVAADALNPARRDVSSDIRVICVAELGCWIRLYPDMFLDNNYLKYIGWMLYDKDASVRLKCITALKVLYEKRESAMKLGLFFHRFKKRILSMTQDRQPEITSECMQLLGLISEHYEGVFSNKEYIFLFQFVYAAYRPLATAAGQLVCKSLSVFPRLLALPPQESFLSPELPDKFNRNFQSMKTLIDFYLQGEFHRHVPYLVDGLWDSAPALVQNWECMTALLLEPHGGRRALTSRQEQVLIEILVAAVRQVAEGHPPTGRCLGKRASRELDKAHHWCDHTDMSQHFVKVLPQLLSKFAADKEKVTHLLQIPQYCNLHMYGTDGLDPHLDAALLELDCLVQRHSDVAVLEACAQAYGSYCDEGGPAHCQAVPACSRLVDMLVDMLTPLLDAFMQQEKQGLFPRHGEVVRICSTLRRLAAFYSAHDLSGWNLYEKVDCLLTFRRQQGNLPTEVVHCALQCTYYALLWQIVAATDRLPPQEVLLGLRSRLMKFCLVCRAYLGHESKVLSERAFILLCDLLLILSHQGPEEHTGLGLLFFIPNHVLQGKLIAFVREHVFLEEAGPPGSSRVCKDDTDKLDNLFRRRNMLAVFCKLIVYNVLEMNAAAEVYQFYLKHYHHFGDIIKETITRTRQNDRLRNALSLLLCLQQLFQKHADACGLGFSPVEFICGPLASIRLLARRLALTLGFDRARDAAHLIHRRGLAFAFSEAPELEQGRLRFPNLGFLLLLAEFSCKIPQAERGAALAHFRDSIPEGLPIFGEGDVDPLVVYRKSLMRTYDVFPGEKEPAANPFDAICKHIKRAQELPMGSCSAWTPDTLASSTGTDTELTNHSRGGKSKRDIFDADFLSDSESSDEDIDVKHVPTPETEGSCCCGSWNIPD